In a genomic window of Diadema setosum chromosome 3, eeDiaSeto1, whole genome shotgun sequence:
- the LOC140246737 gene encoding uncharacterized protein, translating into MAEGGDPSTNASPPSSNSLSVANLTVNPFETESLDSMHLPAFSPSVFKPSQDTPRTKSKKDNDFRWSIDQMSLLFPADIDERPLQQETSILTKEKEQQVQEAITQFFNQKTVVPSPWSESRPMKHVTFSPNPPSVSVLSEHSAENSVNSPPNSSFLNSLTGRVDASCQTSLTLPLDFDLEGLLGKGRFLYTKSSVESFPLAPLRRKLFTQSESSSVPSASPESARESGPFSPSLSPIRSSQESGAGERRKGQVPLTPSSVESQFSSSPITPHRRTPLGRSPHVPHQASPLCGTMESPSISPIKDLPSSQRSEKSPDNLQGSTESDDHFSPHRSPGSPAERLSGAPENMMETSLVRGGPLNCSWEESEIGDGDVEAGKDGKEWRKNFTLGLEGELSPIHKTGDQISPCRVPVCSSRLQGPQEESVMDTSLFSHGDNVRDSSQVLPSSPIKANTHGHFSLGTSTSLSPIPKTRDSPPHHQEVPTSPSTDKPEKPRDMDRHQSSSSTTTSIANSTRLKQQKMVSFHIDTEFSPIRSSQTGDRSLCQTVPVTSSRVHDSNAEGMMDTSLFSVSDKRATHSSLIHQETEFETSPICRQQGHHGQGRGLVVGMTMEGDDNRPIADASSISEDEGKDQDRCCDQRAFSMRQNVQVKSEMVSSLDSRLHVGHIQDTSTTGTRAITSSIEGAPGVNMTCNHGSGCWVSDTKSDSMQHEGGKWQLLHSTANAAKRLTSTMRYGTPFLGCSLEFPDKPGEDGAEMDVSSVSVIHVGEDHEEDAVTEGNERACVIDDGAESLALRSFHGLAQARGDDRDQGHSRTQCAAGRLSTSRSYDSLREVAEATDDERESEDWLMLSLSEADLHCCSTSSDRSLRDVTNQLNLHPAEWEHCVHSSHADQRKSLPKGLPEGYASHGHFFTGDHKPSQRGEPGIAREYHISGMKSDSHGPSKQPDGSAFKVLKEELTPLRPFLLNLIPPNHKGQADSGYNTNSVNSATSSMDVIDIVEGDS; encoded by the exons ATGGCCGAAGGAGGTGACCCTTCAACAAACGCCTCTCCACCATCGTCCAACTCTCTGTCTGTCGCCAACCTGACAGTGAATCCTTTTGAGACTGAGAGCCTAGACAGCATGCACCTACCAGCCTTCAGCCCCTCAGTCTTCAAACCCAGCCAGGATACACCCCGCACAAAGAGCAAGAAG GACAATGACTTTCGGTGGTCGATAGATCAGATGTCGCTGCTCTTCCCGGCAGACATCGACGAGCGCCCGCTGCAGCAAGAGACGTCCATCCTCACCAAGGAGAAGGAACAACAAGTGCAGGAAGCTATCACACAG TTCTTCAACCAGAAGACGGTTGTTCCCTCGCCATGGTCCGAATCCAGGCCTATGAAACATGTGACCTTTTCACCAAACCCTCCCTCTGTATCAG TACTCAGTGAGCACTCAGCAGAAAACTCGGTGAACTCACCTCCCAACAGTTCTTTCCTCAACAGTCTCACAGGAAGAGTGGATG CAAGCTGCCAAACATCTCTCACACTGCCTCTTGATTTCGACCTGGAAGGCTTACTTG GCAAGGGGCGATTCCTGTACACCAAGTCCAGCGTGGAGTCCTTCCCGTTGGCCCCCCTCCGACGCAAGCTCTTCACCCAGAGCGAGTCGAGCTCGGTGCCCAGTGCCAGCCCAGAGTCTGCCAGGGAGAGTGGGCCCTTCTCTCCCTCGCTGTCCCCCATCCGCTCCAGCCAGGAGAGTGGAGCCGGGGAGAGGAGAAAGGGTCAGGTACCACTCACACCTAGCTCAGTGGAG AGCCAGTTTTCATCCAGTCCCATCACCCCGCACCGACGAACTCCGCTCGGTCGATCCCCTCACGTTCCCCACCAGGCGTCACCCCTCTGTGGTACAATGGAATCACCCTCAATATCCCCGATCAAGGATTTACCCTCCTCTCAACGCTCTG AAAAATCACCAGACAATCTTCAGGGTTCGACTGAGAGTGATGATCATTTTTCACCACACCGCTCTCCTGGCAGCCCAGCTGAACGGCTCTCTGGTGCCCCCGAGAACATGATGGAAACCAGTCTCGTGCGAGGAGGTCCCCTGAATTGCAGTTGGGAAGAGTCGGAAATCGGCGATGGAGACGTTGAAGCGGGGAAGGATGGAAAAGAGTGGCGAAAGAACTTCACCCTCGGCTTGGAAGGTGAATTAAGCCCCATCCATAAGACTGGTGACCAGATCTCACCCTGCCGAGTGCCAGTGTGCTCATCCAGACTGCAGGGTCCACAGGAAGAGAGCGTGATGGACACCAGTCTCTTTTCACATGGAG ATAACGTCCGAGACTCTTCACAAGTATTACCATCCAGTCCTATCAAGGCAAACACACATGGCCACTTCTCATTGGGAACGAGCACCAGTCTCAGTCCCATCCCAAAGACTCGTGACTCTCCACCCCACCACCAAGAAGTCCCCACATCACCTAGCACTGACAAGCCAGAGAAGCCCAGAGATATGGATAGGCACCAGTCCTCTtcctccaccaccaccagcaTTGCCAACTCTACCAGACTCAAACAGCAGAAAATGGTTTCCTTCCACATCGACACCGAGTTCAGCCCCATACGCAGCTCACAGACTGGTGACCGCAGTTTGTGCCAAACAGTGCCTGTCACCTCATCCAGAGTGCATGATAGCAATGCTGAGGGCATGATGGACACCAGTCTCTTCTCCGTCAGCGATAAGCGCGCAACCCACTCCAGTCTGATACACCAGGAGACTGAATTTGAGACGAGTCCGATTTGTAGACAACAGGGTCATCATGGGCAAGGGCGGGGTTTAGTGGTGGGCATGACAATGGAGGGTGACGACAATAGGCCTATAGCAGATGCTAGTAGCATCTCTGAGGATGAAGGTAAAGACCAAGACAGGTGTTGTGATCAAAGAGCGTTTTCCATGAGACAAAATGTCCAGGTAAAGTCGGAAATGGTGAGCAGCCTGGATTCAAGGTTACATGTCGGTCACATTCAGGATACTTCCACTACTGGGACCAGGGCTATAACGTCCTCCATAGAAGGCGCTCCTGGTGTCAACATGACTTGTAACCATGGTAGCGGATGCTGGGTAAGTGATACTAAGTCGGACTCCATGCAGCACGaaggagggaagtggcagctcTTACACAGCACTGCCAATGCAGCCAAGCGCCTCACGTCGACCATGCGCTATGGGACACCGTTTCTTGGATGCTCACTTGAATTCCCAGATAAACCCGGAGAGGATGGGGCCGAGATGGACGTAAGCTCTGTGTCTGTAATCCACGTCGGTGAGGACCATGAAGAGGATGCGGTCACCGAGGGCAACGAGAGGGCTTGCGTGATTGATGATGGTGCAGAGTCCTTGGCACTTCGCAGCTTTCATGGGCTGGCACAAGCAAGAGGCGACGATAGAGATCAGGGGCACTCGCGGACACAATGTGCTGCGGGAAGACTCTCAACGAGCCGCAGCTATGACTCGCTGCGCGAGGTTGCCGAGGCGACGGACGATGAGCGGGAGAGTGAAGACTGGCTTATGTTGTCGCTGTCAGAGGCCGACCTGCATTGCTGTAGCACGTCCAGCGACCGTAGTTTGCGAGACGTGACCAATCAGCTGAACCTACATCCTGCTGAGTGGGAACACTGCGTCCACTCTTCACATGCAGATCAGCGCAAGTCCCTGCCGAAGGGCTTGCCAGAAGGTTACGCATCACACGGACATTTCTTCACAGGAGACCACAAACCCTCCCAGCGTGGGGAACCAGGGATTGCCAGGGAATATCACATATCTGGCATGAAGTCGGATTCACATGGCCCGTCAAAGCAGCCAGATGGTAGTGCGTTCAAAGTCCTCAAGGAGGAGCTAACTCCACTGAGACCGTTTCTGCTCAACCTCATCCCCCCAAACCACAAGGGTCAAGCGGACAGTGGATACAACACAAACAGTGTCAACTCTGCCACGTCGTCTATGGACGTCATTGACATCGTCGAAGGCGACTCGTGA
- the LOC140226316 gene encoding S-crystallin SL11-like: MPSYKLVYFNGRGRAEVSRLLFAQAGVEYEDSRVTQEEFAAMKEDKSKLPFGQLPVLIVDSHPPLPQSHAIERYLAREFGMYGKSNYESTMIDLVAETMEEIAKPVFPMYMEKDAEKKAQMIEEYVEKTSVPFITPVEKHLGKNNEGKGYFVGETMTAADLYVFAVFEFLEEMMPQLLDKYPLIKDFVARMKKEPKIAAWLEKRPKGMF; this comes from the exons atgccTTCCTACAAGCTCGTGTACTTTAACGGCCGTGGTCGTGCCGAGGTGTCCCGTCTACTCTTCGCCCAGGCCGGCGTCGAATACGAGGACAGCCGCGTCACACAGGAGGAGTTTGCCGCAATGAAAGAAGACAAATCAA AGCTTCCGTTCGGCCAGCTTCCGGTTCTGATAGTTGACTCACACCCACCCCTCCCACAGAGTCACGCCATCGAGAGGTACCTGGCACGAGAATTCG GAATGTACGGCAAGAGCAACTATGAATCCACAATGATCGATCTGGTGGCTGAGACGATGGAAGAGATTGCTAAGCCGGTCTTTCCTATGTATATGGAGAAGGATGCAGAGAAAAAG GCCCAGATGATCGAGGAGTACGTGGAAAAGACTTCAGTTCCATTCATCACCCCGGTCGAAAAGCATCTTGGGAAGAATAATGAGGGCAAGGGATACTTTGTTGGAGAAACG ATGACTGCCGCGGATCTGTACGTTTTCGCCGTATTTGAGTTCCTTGAGGAAATGATGCCCCAGCTGTTAGATAAGTATCCCCTCATCAAGGACTTCGTGGCGCGCATGAAGAAGGAACCGAAGATAGCCGCGTGGTTGGAGAAGAGACCAAAGGGCATGTTCTAG